ctttctttttctccatcttcttttcttttctttctttttttctttcctttttttctccctttctttttttcatatttcttcatatttctttttattttttttcttttcttcatctttccttcctttctttcttgcttctttctttattctttttctctccttgtatggatggatttcggaGTCCTAAGCTCGTCCAGGTCCCGTTTTCTCATAGGAATAGGATGGGACGGCTTGGACGCTCTCTGTTTTGTTAGGATGTAAAATCTTGTCTTGAGTCCTTTAAGAATGAGAATAGAGATATCTCGATTAAAGTCCAAGTGAGGGCAAGCCTCGAATTTAGGTCATGGTACCAACCTCCAAAGCAAGATTTGCGATACTAGTTGATATTGTGCCATACTGGGCATACGGCACCATATCGGTATGCAGTCTTGTGCCGTACCGATGCTTGATACGTCTCATCATCTTGTACCATATCATATACCGACATTATAATAAGATGGTACCAGTATGGAGTCTGGTATCGAGACAGCAGACCTTGCTTTACAAAGTTTTACCAACTGCATTAGTTGGCACCCTCGCTTGAAAGTTAATACTTCACTTCTGTATGGTCAGAAGAGCTGGTTTTTATTGTGCATATGATTAGGGTGCATTTCAAGAAAATTCATATACAAGATTTTTGCCGTTTTCCTTTGGTTGTATAAAAACCACAGAAAATTTCACAGCTAGGATGAAGTTTAGTGCTTGTACTTTGCCATGACTGACATCCATATGATCATGTCATTTTGAATGTATCGTTGCTTTGCTTTTATGTATACATACAAGCTCACTCATGTGTCCATATCTGTTCAATATGGGTGCCTGAATCACATTACATGCACATGATGCATTGTAATACAGCATACTTCTAAATCAAGGCGACCTGGTATTTCAAGTTTATCTTTAATTGGTGGGTCCATTTTCTTGATATTCAAGCAGTCATTAAGGTTCCTGTATTATTCATCTAGTCCTTGTTTTATTATTTCTatgttataataattttttttggtaaatggtAATACATTCTTCCATGCACTTCATTGAAACTATTTCCTAAATTGAACATCACTTTGTttctataaatcaaaaaaaaaaaaggatcacaTTCTAACTATGGGTTGCATTTTCGTTATTGTTAGGTGTTACAACCATTGCCGGGGGGAAGTGGAATAGAGGAGGGCATATTGATGGGCCAAGTGAAGATGCAAAATTTTCTACTGATTTTGAAGTGGTTTACGTTGGTAGTAGCTGCTCTCTTCTGGTCATAGACAGGGGAAACCAGGCAATTCGGGAGATACAGCTCAATTTTGATGACTGTGCCTACCAATATGAAACTGGCTTTCCTTTAggtacatgatatgatcatattatCAATTGTTTTATTTTTGTTCTACTTTCTTCAGAGtatgttatttatttacttattatttTGTTTTTTAAACTGGATCTTTGACTACCAGATCTGAATTTCCATTGCAGGAATTGCAGTCCTTCTTGCTGCTGGTTTCTTTGGTTACATGCTTGCGTTGCTTCAACGTCAAGTAGGAGCTATTGTCTCTTCCAAAGATGTGAGTACATGATAATGATTTGCCTTGTACTGTGAATgagtttttttttgatagaatacTTAAGAGTCAATCTGTGTAGTTAGTCTTTCTAAAAGGTAAAACTACATAGTTATTTAAAGCCAAAGCCAGTACCTTCCTTGCAGCCAGTTTGCTTCATCTTGAAAACAGCCCAGTCTTGATTAAAGCAAAACCTACCTATTGGACCATGTTGCGTAAATTATCCATACTAAGCTAAACAAATTTTTGCAATAAAAAAGAATTCTCAACATAAAACTGTTCAAATTCTGAATTTTGGGACTTTTCTTGTTGTATCCTTCTTGTTACTCTCATTGTTCATTTTTATTTGCATTCTTTCCTGTGCGCTGTTTTGCTGAAAATGTCTATTATACATATTTCCGTGTCTGaataaatttatcaatttttGAAACTTATTATTGAAAACAAAATGTAAAACATTGTTCATCGCTCTATTTGTATGTTGAAGAGTGGTGGATGACTGACCTTTGCGAAACTTATAGAATATAATCAAAGACAGCTTTGGAGCCACCTTGGATGCTCAAACCAAAGAAGGTGATTCATTTAATGTCCTCTTGGGCAAGCTGGTCCTGGAGCTTTCAACAATCTTGTGGTTTTCTAAATGTCCATTTCAATTTCTAGTGAGATGGCAGATCACTTATTCTGGATCAATAAAACTAGGCTAAAACATCTAGCTTACTGGTGCTTATTATCTATTATCAAGTCTTTTTGCTGTACCTGCAACAGTTTTTGTCTTATTGAAAGTATGATTATCTTCCAGGAACCTCAAATGCCGATGAAGAAAGCAATGATGCCTCCATACCAGAAGCCGTTTAGACCATCAGTCAGACCACCACTTATCCCACCTGAGGATGAGTCAGACAAGCAAGAAGATGTGGAAGAAGGCCTCTTCACCTCAGTTGGAAAGTTCCTTTCTGGAGCCAAGTCATCTATAACATTGATCTTTGGGGCAATGTTCTCAAGTTTCAGAAGAAAAAAACCAGCCAACCAATATCaagagcagcagcagcagcagcaacgaaGGCCAAACAGTTGGCCGGTGCAGGAGAGCTTTGTGATCCGAGATGAAGATGGGCCGCCTCCTCCAGTGGAGACAAGGACACCCACCCCCCGTAAAACCTATGCTTTCATGTCAAAAGAACCAGAAAAGATCCACCATCTCCGGCAGGGAAGAGCTTATTTTAGTGGCTGGGATGGGGAGCTCCAAAAGCAGCAgcagatgcagcagcagcagcacctTCAACAGCACAGGCAATACTCTTTGGGCCCGCAAACTTACTATGAGCAGAGCTGTGAAACAACCAATGAAATTGTGTTTGGAGCTGTCCAGGAGTCAGATAGCAAGCGCAGGACGGTCGAGATTAAGGCTCTGAATTATGGGGATTCTATCTATGATCAGTTTGGCATGCGCAGCTGGAATAATTACATGCGTTACagaaataactattagatgaccTGAGACTTTTCTTCTTGCAGGTTGAATTTTCTCTACCTGTGGTGTCAGTTGGCCTTGCCTGCTATATTTCATTTCTATAAAAGTGCATAGGTCAAGATTTGTGAAATGAATGATCAAATGGAAGTTTGGAAGAGCTTTATGCTGAGGTTGTCAAGGGAACTTAAGTCCTAAATATATCTTGTTTATATTTGTTGTTCAACACTCCGCCCTTTCTAATCATATTAGTTGTACTTTGGGTTCCGTCTGTATGATTTACTCAAACTGTTGACGATTGTCATTATCTATGCAATCTTCGTTattaaattttgatatacatgaCTGTTGTGGATGGGGTTGTTGCATTCTATATTTGATAGTTTTTGTTTAGGGGTTTGGGGGCCGGTGGACATGCCCTCTGGTTTTTAAATGTGCATCATGAGCATCGGTGGCAAAAGCATGGGGTTTTCTTTACAGTTCGTGTTTAGTATCTTGGCTTGACAAGTATCATGGTTCcatattgattaataaaaaaggTGCCACATGGGTTTATTAACTTGGGCCGCTCCTCTGTCTAACAACTTTAAGCTTTTAGGCTGCAAGTGCATGATAAGTGATATTAAAGCTAGATCCATTATAACCTTCACTACTCATTAGTCATGTGGATCTCTTATCGGGGGTTATTAGGGTCGTGGAGGGTCCGGTAGGATTGAGTAGGACCCAGGATATGGATGGGTTCCCTGGGTACCCCCATCTTGAGTAGGAGTCAATCATGTGATTGGGTGGGAGGGATTGTCATGGTTttataattaatgaaaaaaatgtTGTATGGATTTATTGGTTTGAGTCAGTCTTTTGTCCAAAAGGTTAAGATTTTGGGCTAGGAGTTTATGACACCAGGCAGCCCCATCTCATGAACAGTTCTTCTTCTATAGATTTTTATGGGAAGCCAAACTTCTTGGTAATTCTGATGCAGATGTTATAGTTTTGGCCCTCCTTGGATTCTTCTGCAACTCAACCTGTTGGAAAGTAGGTTGTATTTTCTTAATTAGATACTCTAATTAGGAATGGTAAAGATGGCTATGGGCTATAACATTTTCttgtaaaagaaaaaattattatatataatgtgGACTACTCTATCCCATAtatcaatgaaataaaaaaaaatcctattttatttttttcctcccaTATATTCCTTCTCCTTTTTCAATTTAGTATCAGAGCTATGTTCTGATCCAATCCATCATCTCTTCATCATCCCGCCATCCACATGATCACCCCGTTTCTCCTCTTCCCTCCTTCACCCAGTCTCCTCTTCCCGATCTCCTCTTCTCCCGCATGATCACCCCGTTTCCCCTTTTcccattttcttttcttcttctccgctAACATTCTTTATCTCCGCAACACCACCGCCCTCCTCTTTTCTGGCTTCGTCGTCCGTGCCACAACTCTTCTGATCCGTGCCGCATCTGTTTTCTACTCGGCCATCGCCGTCCACCATTCCGTTCGATTCGCACTCGATGTCTGCACGACCACCATCGTTCGTCGTCCTGTTCGATTCGTGCCCGCTATTTGCAAGGCCACTGCCATCCACTGTCTTGTTCGATTCATGCGACACCCACTGTCTGCACGATCCCGCCTCCTATCCTCTCTGGCCCTCCCACCGTTGCAGCCCTCTTGGTCAGCCGATGGATTTCCGACGCCTAACCCCCTGCGCCTCCTACCCTCTCTGGCCCTCCCGTCGCTGTAGCCCTGTCGGTCAGCCGATGGACTTCATCCGTGAGCCACGGTCAGCCCCTTCTTTCCTTTTATAGTTGCTTTTCTTTTCCAaataaaaagaggaggaaaaaaaaagaaaaaagtgaggTGGTGATTCTTTtttgagttcatttgaagatgtcaTTCAGTTTCACTATGGAGGAGTTGGAGAAGGCAATAAGTGAGGTAGTGACTCGTGTCTCTAcctcttgatctgggatggataATCCTTCTCTTCAAATCTATTCTGTTCGATTGGACGGACCCCTCACTTATCTTTTGTGGGCCAGAAATGTGCGGTTGTTCATCAAAACCCACAGTTTGGAGGGTTTTCTCACCGGGGCTAAACCGTAGCCACCAATGGGAGACACTGTTTTTGTGCAATGGGAGTCAGAGAATTCACTTGTGATGGTCTGGCTAATCAACTCCATAGTGTCCTCAGTTGCTCAGGGCATGTCGTTCTTTGAAAGTGCTCAAAAAATTTGAGAGGCTGCTGTCCAAACTTATTCCCAGCAGGATAACACAACCCAAGCTTTTGAGCTCAAACGTAAGATGCGTGCACTCAGGCAGGGTGAACTTTCTATCATCGCTTATATGATAAAACTTCAACGTTTATGGTCAGAGCTGAATTTTTATTACCCCTTCAAGGCCAGTTGTGCTAATGATGctactgagttcaaaaaatttacagATGAGGAGCGAATCTTTGATTTTCTTGCCGGCCTCAATGAAGAATTCGACCCCATTGGAGTTCAAATTTTGGGTTGAAGTTTTGATCTACCTTCTCTCAATCAGATCTTCTCATTAATTCTAAGTGAGAAAACTCATCGACGTGTGATGATTGCCTCCTCTGCTGATACAGCCCGTTCTGCGATGGTCGTTCAGCTACAATCACAACCACACGATAGAGATGATCGAGATATGCGGATATGCTCTTATTGCAATAAATTGGAGCACATCCGTGATACATGCTAGTAGTTACATAGTCGTCCTTCATCTGGCCAGGATCGTGGTAGAAGAGGTCGGCGAGGTGGTGGGCACTCTGGAGGAGCAATCGACCGTGGTCAGGCCAATTTTTCTGAGGTCCACGATGCTACTTCATCTATTTCAGCTTCTCTGTCTATCATGATTTCATTTGTTTTTACTACTCCATCTACTAATACTAAAGGTTCTTTGTCTATGGAGGAATTGCAGACCCTACGTCACATTCTGACCAGGCTGAACACTTCTTCTAGTAATACCTCTTCATCTGCTATGGGTTTGCTTAGTGATTCTTCcagtctttctttcatttttcatttTCGTTTTGCATAAACTAATTCTTATACTTCTGATAGTGATAGTACACTTACTGCCTTAGATACTTCTCAATATTGGATCCTAGACTCAAAAGCTACTAGTCACATGActagggctggcaaaatatgacccgACCCGCCAATCCGACCCATATTCGACCCACCATAAATAGGTTTGAATTTAGGCTAAACGGAttcggatcataaacggatcgatccatttaacccgtttaataattggatcggatatggattttagatatctgacttatttaacttgtttaatccatttaatatttaggttgggTTGAATCAGATAActtatttaacttgtttaacctgtttaatctatttctgacccatttaacccaatCTGTTtcatctgtttaacctatttaagatccgtttaatctgtttaaaatctgtttaacctgtttctgatcTATTTAACTTGATTCATTTAACATGTTTAgcccgtttaatctgtttaacatgtttaacctaatttgatctatttaataaacgggTTAAACGGATTGGATCgggttacctgtttaataaacatgttaggtttaggtttaaatttttgacccgtttaataaacaggtcgggtttGGATTGACCATTTTCTAATCCGACCAGTTTATGACCCAACCCGTTTATGACCGACCCGATCCGTTTGCCACCCCTACACATGACAGGACAATCCAAATCATTCGTGTCATATTCACCTTGCTTTGGTCCGGATAAAGTACATATAGCTGATGGATTATTCTCCACTGTGTCAGGAAAAGGTTTTGTCAACTGTACACCGACCATGATATTGTCCTCAATTTTATatgtttctaattttttttactaatctCCTCTCTATAACCTCCATTACGACTGCTTAAAATTGTaaagt
The DNA window shown above is from Elaeis guineensis isolate ETL-2024a chromosome 8, EG11, whole genome shotgun sequence and carries:
- the LOC105050321 gene encoding uncharacterized protein isoform X1, encoding MSSGEEEEGMEETKKGVAGLLLLMVFLHGFCPVSAASPAKMVSGVMSNAASVLLKRLWSLKSTPKTAIAGRPTMKFESGYTVETVFDGSKLGIEPYSVEVTQGGELLVLDSVNSNIYKISLPLSRYSRPKLIAGSPEGYAGHVDGKPREAKMNHPMGFTVDDRGNIYVADTMNMVIRKISDTGVTTIAGGKWNRGGHIDGPSEDAKFSTDFEVVYVGSSCSLLVIDRGNQAIREIQLNFDDCAYQYETGFPLGIAVLLAAGFFGYMLALLQRQVGAIVSSKDEPQMPMKKAMMPPYQKPFRPSVRPPLIPPEDESDKQEDVEEGLFTSVGKFLSGAKSSITLIFGAMFSSFRRKKPANQYQEQQQQQQRRPNSWPVQESFVIRDEDGPPPPVETRTPTPRKTYAFMSKEPEKIHHLRQGRAYFSGWDGELQKQQQMQQQQHLQQHRQYSLGPQTYYEQSCETTNEIVFGAVQESDSKRRTVEIKALNYGDSIYDQFGMRSWNNYMRYRNNY
- the LOC105050321 gene encoding uncharacterized protein isoform X3, yielding MVSGVMSNAASVLLKRLWSLKSTPKTAIAGRPTMKFESGYTVETVFDGSKLGIEPYSVEVTQGGELLVLDSVNSNIYKISLPLSRYSRPKLIAGSPEGYAGHVDGKPREAKMNHPMGFTVDDRGNIYVADTMNMVIRKISDTGVTTIAGGKWNRGGHIDGPSEDAKFSTDFEVVYVGSSCSLLVIDRGNQAIREIQLNFDDCAYQYETGFPLGIAVLLAAGFFGYMLALLQRQVGAIVSSKDEPQMPMKKAMMPPYQKPFRPSVRPPLIPPEDESDKQEDVEEGLFTSVGKFLSGAKSSITLIFGAMFSSFRRKKPANQYQEQQQQQQRRPNSWPVQESFVIRDEDGPPPPVETRTPTPRKTYAFMSKEPEKIHHLRQGRAYFSGWDGELQKQQQMQQQQHLQQHRQYSLGPQTYYEQSCETTNEIVFGAVQESDSKRRTVEIKALNYGDSIYDQFGMRSWNNYMRYRNNY
- the LOC105050321 gene encoding uncharacterized protein isoform X2, coding for MEETKKGVAGLLLLMVFLHGFCPVSAASPAKMVSGVMSNAASVLLKRLWSLKSTPKTAIAGRPTMKFESGYTVETVFDGSKLGIEPYSVEVTQGGELLVLDSVNSNIYKISLPLSRYSRPKLIAGSPEGYAGHVDGKPREAKMNHPMGFTVDDRGNIYVADTMNMVIRKISDTGVTTIAGGKWNRGGHIDGPSEDAKFSTDFEVVYVGSSCSLLVIDRGNQAIREIQLNFDDCAYQYETGFPLGIAVLLAAGFFGYMLALLQRQVGAIVSSKDEPQMPMKKAMMPPYQKPFRPSVRPPLIPPEDESDKQEDVEEGLFTSVGKFLSGAKSSITLIFGAMFSSFRRKKPANQYQEQQQQQQRRPNSWPVQESFVIRDEDGPPPPVETRTPTPRKTYAFMSKEPEKIHHLRQGRAYFSGWDGELQKQQQMQQQQHLQQHRQYSLGPQTYYEQSCETTNEIVFGAVQESDSKRRTVEIKALNYGDSIYDQFGMRSWNNYMRYRNNY